AAGGCTAAGGATAAGGAACGCTACGCGGCTTTTTTACAGCAGGCGAGACGCCTGCGCTCCCAGGGGTGCACCACCAGTCAAATGCCAAACGACTCGCCCCCAGAAGTTACGCAATTGCTGCACGCTTGGCACGACGGCGATGCGGCGGCGCTCGCCCAATTGACGCCGCTGGTTTACGGCGAATTGCAGCGGCTGGCGCACGGGTATTTGCGCGGCGAACGCGCGGGCCACACGCTACAAACCACGGCGCTCATCAACGAAGCTTACCTGCGCCTGTTCGATTGGCAACACGTCGAATGGCAAGACCGCGCGCATTTCATCGCCATCGCCGCGCAGATGATGCGCCGCGTGCTGGTGGATTTTGCCCGCGCGCGCCATTACGCCAAACGCGGCAGCCAGGCGCAACAGCTCGAATTCGATGAAACCCTGATCGCCGCGCAACAGCGTGACGCCGAATTGATCGCGCTGGATGACGCGCTGCAACTGCTGGGCGAAGTTGACCCGCGCAAATGCCGCATCGTCGAGTTGCGTTACTTCGGCGGTTTGAGCGTTGACGAGACCGCCGAGGCGTTGCAGCTTTCGCGCCGCACCGTTTTGCGCGAATGGAAACTGGCGCGCGCGTGGCTCTATCGTGAACTTCGTAGCCCTGACTTGGGAGGCGCTGATGAAACTTGATCCCGTCCGCTGGCAACGCATCAACGAGTTGTTTGCGCAGGCCGAAGACCTCGACGCCGACGCGCGCGCCGCCTTGCTCGCACAAGCCTGCGCTGACGACGACGGGTTGCGCGGCGAAGTCGAAGCCTTATTCAACGCTGATGCGCAAGCCGAGCGGGCCGATGATTTCCTGAGCGAACCCGCGCTCGAAGCCGCCGCCAAAAGCATGGCCGCGCAAGCCGCCGCGCTGCGCACCGGTCAAACGCTTAGCCACTATCGCATCGGCGCCTTGCTGGGGCGCGGCGGCATGGGCGAAGTCTATCGCGCCGAAGATCAACGCCTGGGCCGCACCATCGCGCTCAAATTGCTGCCGCCCGAATTCACGCAAGACGACGAACGCGTCCAGCGTTTCAAACAGGAAGCGCGCGCCGCCTCTGCGCTCAACCATCCGAACATCATCACGATTTTTGAGATTGGCGAATTGGACGGGCTGCATTTCATCGCCACCGAATTCATTGACGGCAGCACGTTGCGCCAGCGTTTGAGCGAAGCGCCGTTGCCCTTGGCCGAAACGCTCGACCTCGCCGCGCAACTCGCCAGCGCGCTGGCCGCGGCCCACGCCGCCGGCATCATTCACCGCGACATCAAACCCGAAAACGTGATGGTGCGGCCTGACGGCATCGTCAAGGTATTGGATTTCGGCCTCGCCAAATTGAGCGAACAACATATTCCGCATTTCGCAATCCACCATCCGCAATTCCACACTGACCCCGGCAAGGTGTTGGGCACGCCGCGTTATATGTCGCCCGAGCAGATTCGCGGCGTCGAAGTGGATGCGCGTTCAGACCTCTTCAGCTTCGGCGTCGTGCTCTATGAAATGCTCGTGGGCCGCGCGCCGTTCGAGGGCGCTTCGATTGCCGAAACGATTGCCGCGATTCTTGAACGCGAGCCGTTGCCGCTGCCCCAATCTGAAAATGATGACAGCACCGAATTGCAGCAACTTGTTCAACGCGCATTGGCCAAAGACCGCGACGCGCGTTGGCCCAGCAGCCGCGAATTGCTGGCCGAATTGAAACGCCTGAAACTTGAACTGGATTTTGCCGCCCGGCACAAACCCGATACCGAAGAGCAAGCCACGCTGCCCCTCGCCGCCACGTTGCCGCCGGTTCAGCATTCGCATCCTGCCGAATTGGAACCCGTAGGTGGCGCGGTGCCGCTGGCTTCGCGCTTTTACATCGTGCGTCCGACCGACGAAGAGTTCCGCGCGGCCATCGCCCGGCAAGACAGCATCGTCCTGCTCAAAGGCGCGCGGCAGGTCGGCAAGACTTCGCTGCTCGCGCGCGGCTTGCAACAGGCCCGCAGTGCCGGGGCCAAAGTCGTGCTGACCGATCTGCAAAAGCTGAGCGCCGATGAACTGGTTTCCGCCGAAGCCTTTTATCTCGCGCTGGCCGATCTGATCGCCGATCGACTCGACCTGGACGTCGTGCCCGAAGACGTCTGGAATGCGCGGCGCGGCCCCAGCATCAATTTCGAGCGTTTCATCCGCCGCGAAGTACTCAGCAAAATCTCCGGCCATCTGGTTTGGGGCCTGGATGAGGTTGACCGTTTGTTTGCCTGCACGTTTGGCAGCGAAGTCTTTGGCCTCTTCCGCTCCTGGCACAACGAACGTTCGCTCGACCCTGATGGGCCGTGGCAACGGCTGACGCTGGCGATTGCCTATGCCACCGAAGCGCACCTGTTTATCAGCGACATGAACCAATCGCCCTTCAACGTCGGCACGCGGCTGGCGCTCGATGATTTCAGCCTTGAACAAGTGGCCGAACTCAACACGCGTTACGGCGCACCCTTGCGCGACAATGCCGAAGTCGCGCGTTATGGCCGCCTGGTCAGCGGCCATCCTTATCTGGTGCGTTGCGGCTTGCAGGAAATGGTCAATCACCGTCGCACCCTCGCTGAACTTGAAACCATCGCCGACCACGCCGACGGTCCATTCGGCGATCACTTGCGCCGCATTGCCGCATCGCTGGAACAGGACGCCGAACTCAGCGCCGTCGTGCGCGGCGTCTTGCAAGGCAAACCCTGCCCGTCGCCCGAAAGCTTCTACCGTTTGCGCAGCGCCGGGTTGATTGCGGGTGATTCGGCGCGCGAGGCGCGTCCGCGTTGCCAGTTGTATGCGACTTATCTTGAGAAACGGTTGCTGTAGCCAACTGGCTTTAACGCCCTGAAAGGGCGCGATTCAATAGCCGTGGGCAACGCCCACGGAATGGTGCGCGTAAGCCCCCGACCCTGAAAGGGTCGCATCCGATTTGATATGCGGCCCTTTCAGGGCCGGAGTTTTTTGGTGTGCGCTCCGTGGGCGTTGCCCACGGCTATTGAATCGCGCCCCTTCGGGGCTGAGCAGAATGCTCTCAAGATTTTTTTTCATGCCCGTGTCACTTTCCAGCGCCCTTTCCCGCCTTACCCGGCGCAGGACAATCTGAATTTCTTCGGGAGGGCTTATGACCGCAACAGCTTCGAGCAACCGCGCAACCAATCTCGCAACTAATCGCGCAACTAATCGCGCAACTAATCGCGCAACTGGCGAAACCGGTTTCTATGTCACCGGTGGAACGCTGCGCCGCGATGCGCCGTGTTATGTCGAACGCCGCGCTGATCAGGCGCTGTATGATGGGCTGTGGCAAGGGCAGTTCTGTTACGTGCTGACTTCGCGCCAGATGGGCAAGTCGAGCCTGATGGTGCGCACGGCGGCCCGGTTACGCGAAGCGGGCGCGCACGTCGTCGTGCTCGATCTGACCTCCATCGGCCAGAACCTGAATGCCGAGCAGTGGTACGACGGCTTGCTCAACCGCGTCGGGCGGCAGCTCGGCTTGGAAGACGAGTTGGAAGATTACTGGACGGAGCATCCGCGGCTGGGGCCGTTGCAACGCTGGATGTCGGCGCTGCACGAAGTCGTCTTGCCGCAACGCGCCGGACGCCTCGTCTTTTTCGTGGACGAGATTGACGCCGTGCGCAGCCTGCCGTTTTCGACCGACGAGTTTTTCGCCGCCATCCGCGAACTTTATAACCGCCGCACCGAAGACCCCGAACTCGAACGCCTGACGTTCTGTTTGCTGGGCGTAGCCTCGCCCTCCGATTTGATCCGCGACACGCGCACGACGCCGTTCAATATCGGGCAGCGCATCGAACTCAACGATTTCAACGACGCCGAAGCCGCGCCGCTCGCGCGTGGTTTGGGGCGTGACGACAAGACGGCCAACAAACTGTTGCAACGCATTTTGTATTGGACGGGCGGGCATCCTTACCTGACGCAACGCCTCTGCCAGGCCACTGCCGAAGACGCGAATGTCAACGATGCCGCCGGGATTGATCGTTTGTGC
This genomic window from Acidobacteriota bacterium contains:
- a CDS encoding sigma-70 family RNA polymerase sigma factor produces the protein MPNDSPPEVTQLLHAWHDGDAAALAQLTPLVYGELQRLAHGYLRGERAGHTLQTTALINEAYLRLFDWQHVEWQDRAHFIAIAAQMMRRVLVDFARARHYAKRGSQAQQLEFDETLIAAQQRDAELIALDDALQLLGEVDPRKCRIVELRYFGGLSVDETAEALQLSRRTVLREWKLARAWLYRELRSPDLGGADET
- a CDS encoding AAA-like domain-containing protein, which encodes MKLDPVRWQRINELFAQAEDLDADARAALLAQACADDDGLRGEVEALFNADAQAERADDFLSEPALEAAAKSMAAQAAALRTGQTLSHYRIGALLGRGGMGEVYRAEDQRLGRTIALKLLPPEFTQDDERVQRFKQEARAASALNHPNIITIFEIGELDGLHFIATEFIDGSTLRQRLSEAPLPLAETLDLAAQLASALAAAHAAGIIHRDIKPENVMVRPDGIVKVLDFGLAKLSEQHIPHFAIHHPQFHTDPGKVLGTPRYMSPEQIRGVEVDARSDLFSFGVVLYEMLVGRAPFEGASIAETIAAILEREPLPLPQSENDDSTELQQLVQRALAKDRDARWPSSRELLAELKRLKLELDFAARHKPDTEEQATLPLAATLPPVQHSHPAELEPVGGAVPLASRFYIVRPTDEEFRAAIARQDSIVLLKGARQVGKTSLLARGLQQARSAGAKVVLTDLQKLSADELVSAEAFYLALADLIADRLDLDVVPEDVWNARRGPSINFERFIRREVLSKISGHLVWGLDEVDRLFACTFGSEVFGLFRSWHNERSLDPDGPWQRLTLAIAYATEAHLFISDMNQSPFNVGTRLALDDFSLEQVAELNTRYGAPLRDNAEVARYGRLVSGHPYLVRCGLQEMVNHRRTLAELETIADHADGPFGDHLRRIAASLEQDAELSAVVRGVLQGKPCPSPESFYRLRSAGLIAGDSAREARPRCQLYATYLEKRLL